Genomic DNA from Desulfovibrio sp. JC022:
CGGAGAACAACTATGAGTGACAAGCGTCCCAGACTTTCCATCTCCATCATCGACAGCAAACGGATCACCCCGCAGGAATGGGACGGCTACCAATCCTTCCCGACCATCACCGATGTGAACGGCGAACTGCTGGTGGGATTCCGCAGGGCGGTAAATATCAGCGAAGACCTGCGCCAGAGAATGGACCACGGCATGGCCGGAGATATCTACACCACCCGCTCAACTGACGGCGGCATAACTTTTGAACATCCGCAGCTGATCATCAGCCACGCCCAAGACCAGACCAACGAACATGACGCACTGGTCACCCATCTGGGTGACGGCAAGGTGCTACTCATCTCACGCACCCATACTTCGCAGTTGCGGCGCAACTATTTCTCCTTGAGCACTGACGGCGGTAAAACATTTCCACCCCGCAGACCGCTGGACCTGCCCGGTGGCGAATGGGCTTCCTTCGGCCATTTCATTCCAAGCTTGGATGATGAAAGCACATTCATCGGCTCATTTTACAACGGTCCCGGCTGCGGCACCTTCCGCTTAAACCCCGAAACTGGGAAAATTTCCCAGCAATCATACATTTACGAATACTTCCCGGAATACCGGCTCAATGAAACATCCATCGCCCGCCTGCCATCAGGGAGAATACTGGCTCTCATGCGTCAGCAGCCCTGCATGGAAGGCCTGTTCAAATCCCACTCGGATGATGACGGAAAAACATGGTCCACCCCGGCCCCAATCGGACTTTACGGGGAAGCCCCTACCATCAAAGTCCTGCCTGACGGGCGTATTCTGGACATCTACCGGGGCATGATCCGCAAAAACCCGAAATGCCGCGTAGCCCTGACCATATCCGAAGACGAGGGCGCAACATGGAGCCATCCCCAGACATTAGCATGGTACAAGGGCGGAAGATTCCACGGCGGTTACGGCGATCTGGCCGTTAACGGCGAGGGACAGATCATTGCGGTTTACTATATTTCAAGAAAGCATGAGGGGCCTGTGGTTGAACGGATGGTTCTTGAGATATGAGTGGGTGACGGAGCAGAACAAGACCAAAGTGGAATCTTTTTTGCAACTCCTGTCACGAACATTAACTTTGTACTGTCAGATATAAATTTCTGACACTTTTTTGACTTATACATTTCAGGAGTTGTCATGACCCATTTTAACCAGATCCGGAAAGCTTACTTTCCTGCTGTCGTTTTGTGCCTCTTTAGTATAATTATTTTGATGCCCGCTGATGCCCATGCCGGTTATCTTGATCCGGGAGCGAACAGTTCACTTGTTCAATGGATTGTTGCAGGAGCCGCAGCTGTTGGAAAAATTAAAGAAAAAATCGTAGGCATGTTTAAGAAATCCCAAAAATAGCCATTATCGGCTATTTGAACACTTAACCCAATCACGGGGCAGATATGTTGCTGGGTGTGCTAACTGTTTTATGCGCTTTGCTCATTTTATGGTTTATAAAAACAAAGCTGTTCGACAGTAAAGAAGACAAAGCAACGCTGGTTATTCATAGTGGAGGAAAAAGCCATTGGGGAAGCTTCTGCCCTATTGTTGACGAGCTTATCCGGCAAAAAATTCCTTTCAGATACTTCACCACCGATCCCGACGACCCTGGCCTTAAAATTAAAAGCACGTATGCTTTTATCAGACTTTATCCCAAAAACACGTGGGGATATCTACGGCTGAGCATGGTCAAATCTCCGGTCATGCTTTCCACTACCCCCAACATCGGGACAGATGGGTATCCCTTAAAAAGGTCTCCTTATGTCCAGACCCTTATCCACATATTTCATTCCATAAGCGATACTTCCAACTACCATCTGGGAGCCTTAGACCACTATGATGTGGCCATTCTGGCTGGCAAACATGAAGAAAGAGCCCTACGGACAGTTGAGAAAAAACGCGGACTCAAGGCCAAAAAGCTTGTTGCCCTTGGAGTTCCGTATCTGGATCTGCTCCACCAGCAGGTTTCTAAAAAAAACAAAGCTGAGCAAAATTCCGTACTGATCGCTCCCTCGTGGGGCAGCAAAGGCTGTTTTGCCGAATATGGAACTGACTTTGTCAAAGACCTTTGCAGGGCAGGATTCAATATCACCATCCGGCTTCATCCCCAGTCGTATATTTCCGAACCCGGCAAAGTTAAAGAATGGGAACAAAGCCTTACCGACTGTGACGGGATAGCATGGGACACAAATCTCCTTGGAACTGACTCAATGGAGAAATCTTCCATTCTCATTTCAGACAGTTCATCCATCAGATATGACTATGCCTTTTTATATTCCAAGCCGGTCATAACTCTCTCTATTCCACTGGAGAATAGACAAGAGTACGAATCAGTGTATCAGGATGAAGTATGGTCTGAAAAATCATCATCTGAAATAGGCAGAGTTGTAGACAAAACAAACATAAAACAACTCCCGGAATTAATTTCCAAAACCATCAATGAATACAGCCCGGAAGACCTTGCTCGATTCAGGGATAAATCCATAGCAAATTTCGGCTGCTCCTCCGCAGCTATCGTCAAATTTATTATCAACAACTACCTCAAGGATTAATCATGAAAGTTTATGTAGGAATGAGCGCAGACCTTGTCCACCCCGGCCACATGAATATACTTAACATTGCCGCTTCTTATGGAGACGTAGTTGTCGGACTGCTTACCGACAAGGCAATCGCCAGTTACAAACGGCTCCCTTTCATGACTTATGAACAGCGCGAAATGATCATAAAAAACATCAAAGGAGTTACCGAGGTAATTCCCCAGCACACACTGGATTACGTTGAAAACCTTGAAAAAGTGCGCCCGGATTTTGTTGTCCACGGAGACGACTGGAAGACTGGACCGCAAAAACAGACCAGAGAAAGGGTAATTGCCACGATCTCCCAATGGGACGGCAAACTCATAGAACCGGCCTACACCGAAGGCATCAGTTCAACCCAGCTCAACGGCATGCTCAAGGAAATAGGAGTATCACCCGTTACCCGGCAGCAGAGATTAAAACGGCTCCTTGCGAACAAGCCCGTTGTCCGGGTGCTTGAAGCCCACAGCGGACTGAGCGGACTGATTGTGGAAAATGCTTCGGTCAAGAAGGATGGTCGCTCAGTTGAATTTGATGCCATCTGGGAAAGCAGCCTCACCGACTCCACCATGAAGGGGAAGCCCGACATTGAAGCAGTTGATACCACTTCACGCTTGCAGACCATCAACGAAATTTTCGAAGTGACCACCAAACCCATGATTTACGACGGTGACACCGGAGGTAAACCGGAACATCTGGCCTTCACTGTCCGTTCGCTTGAGCGGCTTGGGGTTTCGGCAATTGTCATTGAAGACAAAGTGGGCCTCAAAAAGAACTCCCTGTTTGGGACTGATGTGGAACAACATCAAGCTTCCATTGAAGATTTCTGCCATAAGATTGAAACAGGTAAAAAAAGTCAGGTCGGGGAGGATTTCATGATCTTTGCCAGAATTGAAAGCCTGATCTTCAACAAACCAGTGGACGATGCCCTTGAAAGAGCCACGGCTTACCTTGGTGCAGGGGCAGACGGGGTCATGATTCACACAAAAGACAAGTCTGAAAAGGACATTGTTGATTTCTGTCACCGCTATCAGGAACTCGGGCATACCGCCCCTATCATTGCTGTCCCTTCCAGCTACAATAAAGTCTACGAACAACAACTCGTTGATGCCGGTGTAAAAATTGTAATCTACGCCAACCACCTGCTGCGGGCCGCCTATCCGGCTATGATGGAAGTAGCCAAAGAAATACTTAGAAACGAGCGGTCATTTGAGTGCAACGACACCTGCATGAGTATTAAAGAAATTCTCGAACTCATACCCGGAACCAAATAAAATGATTGATCCTCTTTTTTTCTTAAAAAAATGTAAGGACAACGGATTCAGCACCTTTTACGGAGTGCCGGACTCCACTCTGAAACACTTCTGCACCGCTGCAACTGACGACAAAGAATTACAGCACACCATATGTGTAAACGAAGGTGCAGCCATCGGGGCAGCCATAGGCTACCACCTGTCCACAGCTGGAGCACCGGTTGTATATATGCAGAATTCAGGCCTTGGTAACGCAGTGAATCCTTTGACATCGCTGGTTGCCAAAGAAGTCTACTCCATCCCCATGCTGCTCATCGTGGGCTGGAGAGGTGAACCGGGAGTCAAAGATGAACCGCAACACGCCTTCCAAGGGGTAATAACCCCGGCAATGCTGGAGAATCTCCAGATCGATTATGCCGTGCTCGATAAGGATTCAGACATTGAAAAAGAGCTTCAAAAAGCCAACGCTTTTTTTCAAGAACACGACCGTCCGTATGCCCTGCTGGTAAAAAAAGGTACATTCTCAAAATATAAAAGTGTAACCGGGACGATCAAAGATTATCCGCTCAGCAGACAAAGAACCATTGAGTGTCTGGTAAAAGCACAGAACGCAGACAATGTCATTGTTTCCACCACCGGAATGGCTTCAAGGGAACTCTTCCATATCAGGAAAGAAAACAACATTTCACACGCAACAGACTTCCTGACCGTAGGCGGTATGGGACATGCCTCGTCCATCGCATTGGGGATAGCAGCCAATGCGCCGGAAAAGCAGGTCATCTGCCTTGACGGTGACGGAGCATGTTTGATGCATCTCGGTTCCCTTGCGACCATAGGCTCAAGCGGCATAGATAACCTGCTCCACATTGTTATCAATAACGGTGAACACGGCTCCACCGGAGGCCAGCCCACAGTTTCCCGTGAAGTTGATCTCTGCCAGATAGCCAAAGCCTGCGGCTACAGCTCAGTTGCCAGAATTGAAACCGAAGAAGAACTAAAGGCCCGGTTGGCTGACGCTGAAGGACTTTGCTTTCTGGAAGTTATGACCAACAACCATAAGTTAAAAGAGATAGGACGTCCGACGAGCACTCCGCTGCAAAACAAAAAAAAGTTCATGGGTAATTTCTAATGAAGGTTTTCACAGGCAACGGCTGTCTAAAACAACTTCTGAACGAGATTAAAACACGACAATACCGAAAGATTCTCGTTGTTACAGGAAAATCCTCTTTTGATAAATCAGGGCTGAAAGAGAAGTTGATTTCCGAATTTCAGGGAAGCGAGCTTACTTTCTTCTCGGAATTCTCGCCCAACGTTAAATTTGAAGAAAGTTATGCCGGCTGTGAAAAGATAAAATCCTCTGATATTAAGGCAGTGTTTGCTATTGGCGGAGGAAGTGTAATCGATATGGGCAAGACCATCTCCCTGAACCCCGGAAGCAGGGAAGGGTTGCGGCAGATGGTTCTCGGGCAGAAGGAGATTCATGAAACACTGCCCTTTTATTGCGCCCCCACAACAGCAGGATCAGGAAGCGAGGCCACCCACTTTGCTGTAATATACATGGACGGTCAAAAGTACTCGCTCGCCCATGAAAAACTTATCCCGCTCGGAGTTGCTGTCGACCCGGAACTCTCAGTGTCCATGCCGCCATACCTGACAGCCTGCTCCGGTTTTGACGCCCTGAGTCAGGCCATTGAATCATATTGGGCAAACGGAGCTACTGAGCAAAGCAGGGAATATGCCGCAAGAGCAATCTCTCTGATTCTTCCTGCTCTGGAAAATGCAATACTCAGCCCCGCCCCGGAAAGCAGGCAGGACATGGCCTTGGGCGCGCACTATGCTGGCAAGGCAATCAACCTGAGTAAGACCACCGCTCCGCACGCTTTTTCATACTACCTGACCTCCGCTTACGGAATTCCCCACGGACACGCAGTAGCAATATTTACCGGACTCTTTTTCAAAATCAACCAAGGCGCAATACCCAGCGGGCTGTATAAAATCATGAACTGCGATTCAGCTGAGGCATGTTACAACTTATGGTACGAAATGATGGATCACTGCCAGCTTGAATATCGCATGGAAAAGCTCGGTATTCCTGAGACAGAGTGCGAAAACATAATCAGTTACGTCAATCTGGAAAGATTAAAGAATAATCCGGTTATTTTAGATAAGGAAGATTTGCTAACTAATCTCAAAAAAATCTATCACTCCGCATAATTACTCTTTCCAATCAATATTCACTAAAAATCCATCATCAATAACACATCTACCTTTAGGGATATCCCTTTCATATTGCCTGAACATGTAAAAATGAAGTGCTCCGTATTGCTCCTGCAAAAAAAGTTTTGGAAAGTTCATATAGTAATAAGTAGTATCAAACCTATCGTTGGGAGAAAGAACCATACTTATTGAATTCTGGAGATAATGATCAATAGGAGTTGTCCCTCCAAGTAGAGGCTTGTATCGGGAGACATACCACTTCTCGTCAAAAGGTAGATGTTCCGCAAATTTCTCTTTCAAGTTGGCTACATATACCCGCGCAAGAGCTTTTACTTCCGCTAATTCAGTATGCATAAGTTTAAGACGGATAGCCAAATAACCAAGCTGATTTACCAGATATGGTGCTTTGGACTCGGAAATCCTTGCAGTCAAAACCTGCAAAGCGTCATTAAGTTTCTGCTGCTGTTCCAAACAATTGGAAAGGACAACGTAAACAACATCATCATTAACTCCCTGTTCCAGCAGTTGCCGGGCAACCAACTCAGCATCAGCCCACTCCCCGCTCCCAAGCAGTAGAATCAACTTCTTCAACAATAATTCTTTTTTCTGCTCTGCGTCCCCTTGGGCAATGAGAGAATCAATCCATTGAAAAATAGATCTGTTTCCTTCTTTTTTGTAAGCCAGATAACGCATTTTCCAATCCAGGTACGATTCAACTTCTTTGGTAAATCTGCCATACCCTTCTTGTAGCAAAGACCAATTTCCCGAAAGAGCACACGCTTCGACAAAACGGATCCCCCATTCAGTTTGGGAGTTTTCTTCATCTGCCAGTCCATAAGCTTTCAACATATTAGCAACAAAAGCCTGAGAATCATTTTCCCGCTCAGCAATAATTGACAGGTAGTAAGGCGGAAAAGGAGAACTGACTTCCTGCTCGGCCAGCATTTTTGCAGCCTGTTTGGCCTTGAGAATCATATTCTTGTCAAGGTAAAGCTCTATTGTTCTTTTCAATTGGGAACTTCGATCATCAAAGGTCAATTTTTCCCAATTTTCAAGAGGCACTCCCTCGCGCACAATTATTTGAGGAGCAAACTTTTTATTATTGGAGATTGAAATGTTAGGTTGTAAATTCTCCAAAAGATTTTCATCTTCAGCAAGTGCGGCAAATACATAATCAAGCAGTTGGACATGAGATATGACTTTTCCTTCACTATAGTGCGTGACAGGCCAACGGATTGCCAATAATACCCCGCAGCGGTCCTCAGCAATGAGGGACGGATTAAAACCGTTGACTCTGATATTCTCTGATAGATCCTGACTCTGTCCGGCTTCAACCTGCCTGAAACGTAAGGCACCATGGTCCCCGGACGCGATGATCAAAGCTCCGGGATCATTTTCTAAAATAAGATCAATGACATCCTCGCATTCACGTTCTGCCTGTCCGTATGCCTCCCGGTAGTCATCAACAAAAGGTTCGAGTTCACTCCAGTCAAGTGAAGCATGGGTATGTCTGGCTCCAAAATGAAAGACATGCAGCTGAGGATCATTTTCCTTCGACTTAATATTGTGCCGCAGGTGATCCTTAATCTGCGGAGTTGCGTTTTCCGCTTCGAAGACATCATCCATGGAAAAAATTTTCCTGATCAACGAAGACTGGGCAAAAAGAGGCGCAAACCTAGCGTGTAGAAAAAAGTCCATATTCGATGAACTGGAAAAAGCATTGTCAAAAGTTTCCTTAAAAAAGGAGAGCATGTACGGAGAGGAGTAAAAATTAGTAGTATACTCGTTGTCCTTGAAAATATTAAGTCTCTTTGACGTTTTCGGTACATTATGGATGGGAGTATCGGCTATTTCATAAACCCTGCCTGGCCATAACATGCATGAAAGACTCTCAACAGTTGAAGACAAGTTGGAATAGGTTCGATCATAAACGGTGAACTCTTTGTCTTTTATGCTCTTTAACAAATCGTCATTATCAATAGAATATATACTTTTCAGAGCCTTACTGGAATGAAATGACTCAAGAAGAAGAATATAAATATTTGGAGTATGTTTGAATTTGACTTCCGGCTCGGCTGTTCGGACAAAATTCGGGGTATGTTCTTTTTGATTTTTCAAATTTTTAAACAAATCAAATGCAGAAATTCCAGTCAGAAAAGCGAAAAAGAGGTTCAAAGGTGCAAGAGAAAAAAAGTAGGATAATAAAAAGAAAATGCATGTGGAAAAAATAATTATATATGCCTTCATCCTGCCCTGAATCAATTCAGATATACTTTTTTCAGACATGATCCAAAAGAGTGCCAGCGCGAACAAACTGACGATTACCCTTTTAACAGGCACGGCTATCGGGGCCAGCCCAGCAAAAAAAACCGCCAGCCCCCCCAAAACAGCTCCGACGCAGCAGACCAGAATCAACGAACTCCTAATCTGACGAACATTGAACTGCTCTGTATTCACAGAGGTCAAAAACAGAGTAGGACAGACAGCTGCGAATAAGACGGCAAGAACAGGACTACCAATAAGATCAATCATCACCCATAAACCTCGCTAAAACTTCTTTCTTCCAGCGATTTAGCACACCCGCCACCAAACGTCATCATCAGCCTCCTTCAACGTGTCGGAGAAACGTAGCATTGTTATCCGGACAAGCTTAAACATTGGACATCCCGGCCCAACATATGCAAATATTATTTGTCTTATGAATTCCCTATCAACCGTCTAAAATATATCGGGTTCAATCAAATGATCTACTGGGCTTCTCCTGAAAAAATAAATCTCTGCCTAAGGGAAGAATTGAACGTTGCAGACGGCAATGCCAATACCCTTACCGGAAACTGGGATAAAGAAACTCTGCCCTTTGAAAAAAACTCTGCATTCTATAAGTCCCTTAAGCAGCGGACAGCAGGAGTTGAATGGGAGAAGACTGAATATTTTCAACATTGCTTCAAAGAAATCAAATCCGGGAAAATAAGTCAGGGCTGTACTGACATTGCTCAGCTACTTGAACATTGTGCTGATCAGGAAAGAGCTTTCCATGAAACAAAAGAATTCGGTTTTCGACAGATAGGAACTGACGATTGTATCTGTATCGCTATTGACCGGGAAGGCAAACTGCTCCTGAGTAGCGGGGAACACAAGTTAAGCTATGCCAAACTACTTAAAATTGATTCCATTCCGGTAAAAATCGTCGCCCGCCACGAAGAGTGGGAAAAACTTCAAGGAGAGATCAATAACTTTGCTCGGAGCAACAGCGGAAAAACTGGTTTTCCCATTGACCATCCTGACTTTATTCACACCCCGGCTGACAACATGGGATTATCATCCCTGATAATCGACCACATGCTCCCCAAAGGGAAAAGCATTCTGGAGACAGACTCAAGCTGGGGATACCTTTCCACTATTTTAGAGCCGTTAGGCAGAGATTGCGTTGCCCTGAGAGGCAAAACAGACGATCATAATTTCATAGGCAGGCTACGCAAGGCCACCGAATCTAATTTTAAAATATCCGAACACGATCTTCTAGATTATTTCAGTGACCAACAAAAATTCGACACCGTCATAGCACTAGATTCTCTGCCTTCCCTCATGGAATCCAAAGAAGACAATTCAAAACTGAAAAAACTGCTGCCCAAAGTTAACACCGAAGAGCTGTTTACTTTAACTCCAGTGCAGAGACAGGCTGAGGATTTTGCAAAACTGATTATCGAAAACTCATCTCTCGACAGCTTTCGTATAATTTCCGATTTTAAAAACAGGAAACTGCTGCACATATACAAATCCGCAAACAAGAATAAATACCCCGCTCTTCGTAAAGATTTCCGGCTCATCTTTCTCGCTTTCATCAATGCCACCTACCCGCAAATCTTTAAAAAAGTCCACGGACAGTTTAAAGGCCTCAAAGCAAACCATCCCAACTCCCACTGCATTGTCATAGGCAACGGGAAGGATGATGTTGATACTTCAGGTTACGACTTCGACTTTATTGACCTGCGGGACTATCAGGACGGCCCTGCGCAGAAAGGTCTCATCGCCGTGGAAGTACTGAAGCGGCTTTCCCCGGATATTATTTATATGCGCTACCCGGTTGCCGACGCCCATCTGGAATACCTGACCCGCCATTTCCCAGACATCATTTTCGAACACCAGACCTTTGAAATCGAAGAGCTGGAAAAATCCAATCCCAACCTTTTTTACAATGAGCTGGCCTTTGGAGCGACTTGCATGCAGCGCGGACTTGGCGGAGTTGGGGTAACAGATGAAATCACCTGCTATGAACGCAGGAGGGTTGCAAAAGACAAACACTACCGCACAATGGGCAACGGTATCGATACGACATTGCTGCCAATCTCCAAGGCACCATCCCAGACAGGCAAAATACACGCCCTGCTTGTGGCTGATTTTCAGTTCTGGCATGGACTGGATAGGCTTATTGCAGGGTGCATTGCCGCCCCGGAAATATGTGCCAAATTCAAATTCCACCTCGTGGGATACGGCCCGGCATTGGAGCAGGGCAAGGAACTAATAGCAAAATACGGACTGGAAAAATCATTCGTATATCACGGATATCTGCTGGCGGATAAAATTGGCCCCATAGCCGACCTATGCAGTATCGGAATAGGGGTACTTGCCCCGCTGCGAAAATCACTTTCACAGACATCGGCACTTAAGCACCGCGAATTCGTATTGCGGGGCTTGCCGCTGGCATTTGCCGGTGAGGATACCGATCTCAGCCCGAATATGGAATTTTGTCATACTTTTCCGGACGATGAGACCCCCATTGATCTGGCCGGACTTTACGGGTTCGCAAAAAAAAGCAGAACCCGTCCGGAAGTGCGTTTGCAGGTCCGCGAATACGCCCTGAACCGCCTCGACTGGAAATCAAAAATGAAAACAATCGCTGATATGGCCGCCCTTGCCCTGTCGGCTAAGCAGGACAAATCGACCGCAAAAACAAGCCCGCAAAAAAACACTGCCAAGCCGGGCATGAACGAAGAGAATTCCACCAAATTTAAACTTGAGACAGCAGTAAATCAGATTGCCAAAACAGGTAAACGACCAAAAAATCTTTATAAGGCTGTACTGGATTTCCTTAAAAACGAAGGAGAATCCGAAACACTGGCCTCCTGGGTGATGCAATCCC
This window encodes:
- the aepX gene encoding phosphoenolpyruvate mutase: MKVYVGMSADLVHPGHMNILNIAASYGDVVVGLLTDKAIASYKRLPFMTYEQREMIIKNIKGVTEVIPQHTLDYVENLEKVRPDFVVHGDDWKTGPQKQTRERVIATISQWDGKLIEPAYTEGISSTQLNGMLKEIGVSPVTRQQRLKRLLANKPVVRVLEAHSGLSGLIVENASVKKDGRSVEFDAIWESSLTDSTMKGKPDIEAVDTTSRLQTINEIFEVTTKPMIYDGDTGGKPEHLAFTVRSLERLGVSAIVIEDKVGLKKNSLFGTDVEQHQASIEDFCHKIETGKKSQVGEDFMIFARIESLIFNKPVDDALERATAYLGAGADGVMIHTKDKSEKDIVDFCHRYQELGHTAPIIAVPSSYNKVYEQQLVDAGVKIVIYANHLLRAAYPAMMEVAKEILRNERSFECNDTCMSIKEILELIPGTK
- the aepY gene encoding phosphonopyruvate decarboxylase — protein: MIDPLFFLKKCKDNGFSTFYGVPDSTLKHFCTAATDDKELQHTICVNEGAAIGAAIGYHLSTAGAPVVYMQNSGLGNAVNPLTSLVAKEVYSIPMLLIVGWRGEPGVKDEPQHAFQGVITPAMLENLQIDYAVLDKDSDIEKELQKANAFFQEHDRPYALLVKKGTFSKYKSVTGTIKDYPLSRQRTIECLVKAQNADNVIVSTTGMASRELFHIRKENNISHATDFLTVGGMGHASSIALGIAANAPEKQVICLDGDGACLMHLGSLATIGSSGIDNLLHIVINNGEHGSTGGQPTVSREVDLCQIAKACGYSSVARIETEEELKARLADAEGLCFLEVMTNNHKLKEIGRPTSTPLQNKKKFMGNF
- a CDS encoding CDP-glycerol glycerophosphotransferase family protein, with the protein product MVKSPVMLSTTPNIGTDGYPLKRSPYVQTLIHIFHSISDTSNYHLGALDHYDVAILAGKHEERALRTVEKKRGLKAKKLVALGVPYLDLLHQQVSKKNKAEQNSVLIAPSWGSKGCFAEYGTDFVKDLCRAGFNITIRLHPQSYISEPGKVKEWEQSLTDCDGIAWDTNLLGTDSMEKSSILISDSSSIRYDYAFLYSKPVITLSIPLENRQEYESVYQDEVWSEKSSSEIGRVVDKTNIKQLPELISKTINEYSPEDLARFRDKSIANFGCSSAAIVKFIINNYLKD
- a CDS encoding phosphonoacetaldehyde reductase → MKVFTGNGCLKQLLNEIKTRQYRKILVVTGKSSFDKSGLKEKLISEFQGSELTFFSEFSPNVKFEESYAGCEKIKSSDIKAVFAIGGGSVIDMGKTISLNPGSREGLRQMVLGQKEIHETLPFYCAPTTAGSGSEATHFAVIYMDGQKYSLAHEKLIPLGVAVDPELSVSMPPYLTACSGFDALSQAIESYWANGATEQSREYAARAISLILPALENAILSPAPESRQDMALGAHYAGKAINLSKTTAPHAFSYYLTSAYGIPHGHAVAIFTGLFFKINQGAIPSGLYKIMNCDSAEACYNLWYEMMDHCQLEYRMEKLGIPETECENIISYVNLERLKNNPVILDKEDLLTNLKKIYHSA
- a CDS encoding sialidase family protein, whose translation is MSDKRPRLSISIIDSKRITPQEWDGYQSFPTITDVNGELLVGFRRAVNISEDLRQRMDHGMAGDIYTTRSTDGGITFEHPQLIISHAQDQTNEHDALVTHLGDGKVLLISRTHTSQLRRNYFSLSTDGGKTFPPRRPLDLPGGEWASFGHFIPSLDDESTFIGSFYNGPGCGTFRLNPETGKISQQSYIYEYFPEYRLNETSIARLPSGRILALMRQQPCMEGLFKSHSDDDGKTWSTPAPIGLYGEAPTIKVLPDGRILDIYRGMIRKNPKCRVALTISEDEGATWSHPQTLAWYKGGRFHGGYGDLAVNGEGQIIAVYYISRKHEGPVVERMVLEI